From the Malaclemys terrapin pileata isolate rMalTer1 chromosome 13, rMalTer1.hap1, whole genome shotgun sequence genome, one window contains:
- the LOC128847443 gene encoding olfactory receptor 1020-like produces the protein MAHMQWENETSITKFILLGFGNLNEVQILLFVLFLVIYILTMAGNLLMVALVVYDQHLHTPMYFFLGNLSFLETCYTSVISPRLLAGFLVEDRTISFRDCITQLFFFGALASIECFLLAVMAYDRYLAICNPLSYKVMMNFRFCLQLVFASWITGFSGSALVVGMVPQLNFCGPNEINNFFCDMAELLKLSCARSPLVEMVILVSCSLTALIPFLFIIVSYILILSAIWQIASSAGRQKAFSTCTSHLLVVSLYYGTLIIMYMAPSAEQSPGFHKTLSLMYTAITPMFNPIIYSLRNQEVKGAFGKVVMQNLGMI, from the coding sequence ATGGCACACATGCAATGGGAAAATGAAACATCCATCACCAAGTTCATCCTTCTGGGATTTGGGAACCTGAACGAAGTTCAAATTCTGCTTTTTGTGCTGTTTCTGGTGATCTACATTCTGACCATGGCTGGGAACCTCCTCATGGTTGCGCTAGTTGTGTATGaccagcaccttcacacccccatgtacttcttcctggggaacttgtctttcctggagacctgctacacctcagTCATTTCCCCCAGGTTGCTGGCTGGGTTCCTGGTAGAGGATAGGACAATCTCCTTCAGGGACTGTATCACACAGTTATTTTTCTTCGGTGCTTTGGCTTCCATAGAGTGCTTCCTTCTTGCAGTCATGGCTTATGACCGTTATTTAGCCATATGCAATCCACTCAGCTATAAGGTTATGATGAACTTCAGGTTCTGCCTTCAGTTGGTATTTGCCTCCTGGATAACTGGTTTCTCAGGCTCGGCTTTAGTAGTGGGGATGGTGCCCCAGCTAAACTTCTGtggccccaatgaaattaataatttcTTCTGTGACATGGCAGAGCTGCTCAAATTATCCTGTGCAAGAAGCCCCCTGGTGGAAATGGTCATTCTGGtctcctgctccctgacagccctGATCCCTTTCCTCTTCATAATTGTGTCTTACATTCTTATCCTCTCGGCCATCTGGCAAATCGCCTCCTCCGCTGGGAGGcagaaggccttttccacctgcacctctcacctGCTGGTGGTGAGTCTGTATTACGGGACCCTCATTATCATGTACATGGCACCATCGGCAGAACAGTCTCCAGGCTTCCATAAAACTCTGTCACTTATGTACACAGCCATCACCCCGATGTTCAACCCCATCATCTACAGTCTGAGGAACCAAGAGGTGAAGGGGGCCTTCGGGAAAGTCGTGATGCAGAATTTAGGCATGATTTAG